The Thermofilaceae archaeon genomic sequence GTACTCCGGTGCGCCCGCGCCGCCCGCCAAGTGGTCGATCATGTCCACGTCGTTGACGCTGATCCAGAGGAAGACGCTGTTCCCCATCCCCGAGTACCTCCTGAGTAGGTTTAAGCCCTCAGCCAGAGCCAGCGCCCCCTGGCCGCCCCCCTCCTCCACCAGGGCGCACTCGTCGATGTACTCCCTGAACAGCATCTCCACGGACGCGTCCCCGGAGCACAGGATCTTGAACCCGGCCTCCCTGGCCGCCCTCACTATGCTGTCAATCCCCACCGCACCAGTGTACTCGTTCGAGAGGACCCCGTTGATCTCCGGTGGAGCTCCGGTGAGTATGGAAGCCCTCGCGGGGATGGAGTACGTTGGCGTGTTGGCCAGCCCGTTCGGGTAGAAGGCACCCATCGAGACCAGGCGGGCCGCGTCGCCACCCCTCCGGCTCAAGTCCTCGAGCACGTCCGCGCTCAACCCGTCCAGGAGGATGAAGACGACGTGCCTCGCGACGGGCGCACCCGAAACCCGGACCGGCTCCACCCGCCTCAGCGAGTCCGCGTACGGGTTCCGGTAGCCCACCCAGCTGTTGTAAGCCCCCAGCGCCGCGCTCATCGAGGCCAGGGCTAGCACAACGGCAGCTAAGGCTGCGGCAGCGATATGCGCGTAGACAAGCTTCGAACCCGCCATTGACACTGGACGAAAGCGGAGGTAAAAATGACTTGCCGAGCCTCAAAGGCTGAAGAAGACGCGACCCCATCAAACCGAATCGTCAGCAGGATCAACAGGACGATAAAGAAACCAAAACGCCATCAGGAGGCTCCGGAAAACCCATCAAACCCCCGAGCCCCCTTGAGCTGCAGGTACGGGCAGCGAGATTCTCGATCGACCGCGGGGCTCTGTCGAAGCCCCTGTCAGGCATGACTGCTCCGCTTCTCGGTGCTGCGGCTGGATGCACAGCATCCTCGCGGTCGAGGTTATGCTCTTGTGTTGCTGCCCCAGCGTTGTTCTCCACCGCTAGAGGTGCCACCCTCGAGCCGGACTGGTTCCCCATCGATGTCATACCTTCTCGATAGCCGTCCCGTTTCGGGTTCCCCGCGGTTGAGCCGTCTCTAACTCGATGCGCCCCCCATCCGCTCCAGTTCCAACGCGGCCCTTGACTCGGGAGGCCGCCGAGCAGGATGAGCGGTTGAGCGAGGAGGTGGCCCGCACATGGTCCCGAACCGTTCGCAGAGGTGCCTGTGAGAGTCAGGGGTCGCTCCCGAGATGAGAGGTGCTCACGAGCGTGCTCAGCCGTGGAGCGAGCTGCAGGGTTTTCGTCTAGCCCTGCTGTGCCCGTTTGAAGAGCTCCTCGATTTTCCCTACGATTCTCTCGGCCGTTGTGAGGAGCTTCTGGGAGGTCCCCTGTGTTATCTCCTTCCACGGCTTCCGCAATCCCGCGTTCAGGTACCTTGCCACCACGTAGTACGGTGAGAGCTCCGAGAGCCCCTCAATCTCGCTGGAGTCTAGCTGTATCGATGCCGCTGCCGCCAGCTCTACGAGATCTCGTGTTCTAGGGGGCCTCACCCTCCTGAAGGCTATGATGTACGCCTTCAGCGCCTTCTCAACGGCCTGGTGGGCTAGGAACGCGGAGAGGTGGTAGCTTCCTCGAGAGTGAGCCTCCCCCGCCTCCCTCAGGTCGACGAGGGAGCTCTCAAGCCAATCCAGTGCTTCCTCCCTCACTGCGCTCAGCCTCTAGGCTATTCTGATCCAGTACTCGGCTGCATCCTGAACCACGATGCTCCTCCTCTTAGCCTCCTCAAACTCCTCCGGCGTGTACGTCAGGATCTCGAAGCCCCTGTCGTGCGGCAGGAGACCTCTCACGAGCGCGTACCTCCTCCCCAGATCCAAACCCTTGAAGGCGTCCGACACGACTATGAGGTCTATGTCGCTGTCGGAGAGCCAATCACCCCTAGCGTAACTACCGAAAAGGTAAACCTCTACGCTGCCTAAAACGCTCTTCGCCCTTTCAGCAAAACCCCTGAGAAGCTCCAGCACGTCCTCAGGCACGCGGCTCGGCACGGGCATTAT encodes the following:
- a CDS encoding HEPN domain-containing protein, yielding MREEALDWLESSLVDLREAGEAHSRGSYHLSAFLAHQAVEKALKAYIIAFRRVRPPRTRDLVELAAAASIQLDSSEIEGLSELSPYYVVARYLNAGLRKPWKEITQGTSQKLLTTAERIVGKIEELFKRAQQG
- a CDS encoding nucleotidyltransferase domain-containing protein, which gives rise to MPEDVLELLRGFAERAKSVLGSVEVYLFGSYARGDWLSDSDIDLIVVSDAFKGLDLGRRYALVRGLLPHDRGFEILTYTPEEFEEAKRRSIVVQDAAEYWIRIA